Proteins from a single region of Companilactobacillus farciminis KCTC 3681 = DSM 20184:
- a CDS encoding DHH family phosphoesterase: protein MIDEIMNNIEHYETIIILRHQNPDPDAVGSQIALANILREAYPQKNIYIAGIDLSVLDWIGKMQQVDSDTYQNSLVIAVDTANARRIDNNGDYKKADKIIKIDHHPNVDPFGDINWVDDTASSCAEMIYELADKVDNLKISKADAYSLYAGMVGDTNRFLYADTTYKTLEVAAKLAKTGIDISEISLHEDEMSTRVARLEAYILDNFQVTDSGFGYIVIRKDTLEKFNLDDGELDHVVPLIGRIKDVNNWIVVSEKDLNRFRVNLRSKNVSINGVAEKFGGGGHPLASGVYVGSMDEVKALIKDMDNLNK from the coding sequence ATGATTGATGAAATTATGAACAATATCGAGCATTATGAAACGATTATTATTCTCAGACATCAAAATCCAGATCCAGATGCCGTTGGGTCACAAATTGCCCTAGCGAATATTCTGAGAGAAGCTTATCCTCAGAAAAATATTTACATTGCTGGAATAGATTTATCAGTCCTCGACTGGATTGGTAAAATGCAACAAGTCGACAGTGACACTTATCAAAATTCACTCGTCATTGCCGTCGATACAGCCAATGCTAGACGAATCGATAATAACGGCGACTACAAAAAGGCCGATAAAATAATCAAAATTGATCATCACCCTAACGTTGATCCTTTTGGTGATATCAATTGGGTCGATGACACAGCTTCAAGTTGTGCGGAAATGATCTATGAATTGGCTGACAAAGTTGATAACTTGAAAATTTCTAAAGCTGATGCTTACAGTCTTTATGCTGGTATGGTCGGCGATACGAATCGTTTCTTATATGCAGATACTACTTACAAAACTCTCGAGGTCGCTGCTAAATTAGCCAAAACTGGTATCGATATTTCTGAAATCAGTTTGCATGAGGATGAAATGTCAACTCGTGTGGCTCGTTTAGAAGCCTATATCTTAGACAACTTCCAAGTAACCGATTCTGGATTCGGCTATATTGTCATCAGAAAAGATACTTTAGAAAAATTCAATCTCGATGATGGCGAATTAGATCACGTTGTTCCATTGATTGGTCGCATTAAGGACGTCAATAATTGGATCGTCGTCAGTGAAAAAGATCTCAACCGCTTCAGAGTCAATCTCCGTTCAAAAAATGTCTCTATCAACGGTGTTGCCGAAAAATTTGGCGGTGGCGGTCATCCCCTAGCTAGTGGCGTTTATGTCGGTAGTATGGATGAGGTCAAAGCTTTGATTAAAGATATGGATAATTTGAATAAATAA
- a CDS encoding APC family permease — translation MGKEMPELGSKKSYISWPVVALMDFVTVIGFDDIVYNFHNQGLGIVFTWILMLFLFVVPYEMMVGHLGSTFDDEGGGITSWVRATGGNLWGYICAWTVWVSSLPYIVDVANSTLISFGWLINGNGSMSDKMSNSMFALLTAVIFTVFIFIQHHLRNSLQILSIIGGGAMFIVSILYVVMMVAYLGQGNMPHTQPFTLKSFIPKFDMHYLSTFGLVIFAMNGSEFAAPYVTEMKNGKRDFPKAMWMLAIMTGFLTVLGSFALGVFFNAHHLPNDLKMNGSYYAFQYMGQEFGMGQFFLYLFALTQALYMMAQLAVLLDAGTRMFLSDTAKEYLPKGLTKLDKRGLPINGYWLTTGICTLIMVLSATLPNMNSIFNQLLNLNGIVSPYTTCFLFSSFILVRLHEDRFQSDFVYIKNKHLAILVGAWCFAITFGAATLGIFPTDETPGTAAWSHVLTLNIIEPLIMIAIGIILPLIARYQRNKELN, via the coding sequence ATGGGGAAAGAAATGCCAGAATTAGGCTCAAAGAAGTCTTACATTAGCTGGCCGGTCGTTGCTTTGATGGACTTCGTTACCGTTATTGGTTTCGATGATATTGTCTACAACTTCCACAACCAAGGTTTGGGAATTGTTTTTACTTGGATTTTAATGCTATTTTTATTCGTTGTTCCTTATGAGATGATGGTCGGTCATCTAGGTTCAACTTTTGATGATGAAGGTGGTGGGATCACTTCTTGGGTCCGTGCCACTGGTGGTAATCTTTGGGGTTACATTTGTGCCTGGACCGTTTGGGTTTCCAGTTTGCCTTATATCGTTGATGTTGCCAACTCAACTTTGATTTCATTTGGTTGGTTGATCAACGGTAATGGTTCTATGTCAGATAAGATGAGCAATTCAATGTTCGCCTTATTGACTGCCGTTATTTTTACAGTCTTTATTTTTATTCAACATCATTTAAGAAATTCACTACAGATTTTGAGTATCATCGGTGGTGGCGCTATGTTCATCGTGTCAATTCTTTACGTGGTCATGATGGTCGCTTATCTTGGACAAGGTAACATGCCACATACACAGCCATTTACTTTGAAATCATTTATTCCTAAGTTCGATATGCATTATCTATCTACTTTCGGACTAGTTATCTTTGCAATGAATGGTTCTGAATTCGCCGCTCCATACGTTACCGAAATGAAAAATGGTAAACGTGACTTCCCTAAAGCTATGTGGATGCTAGCTATTATGACTGGTTTCTTAACTGTTTTAGGTTCATTTGCTTTAGGTGTATTCTTCAATGCTCACCACTTGCCAAATGACTTGAAGATGAACGGTTCTTACTATGCTTTCCAATACATGGGTCAAGAATTCGGTATGGGACAATTCTTCCTATACTTATTTGCTTTAACGCAAGCACTTTATATGATGGCTCAACTAGCTGTCTTGTTAGATGCCGGAACGAGAATGTTCTTGTCTGACACGGCTAAGGAATACTTGCCAAAAGGTTTAACAAAATTAGACAAACGTGGCCTACCTATCAATGGTTACTGGCTAACAACTGGTATTTGTACACTTATCATGGTTTTGAGTGCTACTTTGCCAAATATGAACTCAATCTTCAACCAATTGCTAAATCTAAATGGTATCGTTTCGCCATATACGACTTGTTTCTTATTTAGTTCCTTTATTTTAGTTAGATTGCACGAAGATCGTTTCCAATCTGACTTTGTTTACATCAAGAACAAACATCTAGCTATTTTAGTTGGTGCTTGGTGCTTTGCCATTACTTTCGGAGCAGCTACTTTAGGAATCTTCCCAACTGATGAAACACCAGGAACAGCTGCTTGGTCACACGTTTTGACTTTAAATATCATCGAGCCCTTGATTATGATTGCTATTGGTATCATCTTGCCATTGATTGCTAGATATCAAAGAAATAAAGAGCTTAATTAG
- a CDS encoding ABC transporter ATP-binding protein, whose protein sequence is MQKIVEVQNIEKIYGKAGEKQFKALSDVNFEVKPGEFVGIMGASGSGKTTLLNILSTLDTPTSGKVQIAGQDITKLNNNQMADFRANKIGFIFQDFNLLENLTAYENIALPLALQNKPAKTIKPAVSSIAEKLGLTEILNHYPTELSGGQKQRVAAARALVHEPSIVFGDEPTGALDSKSARALMDTLTKINREDKVSILLVTHDPFSASFCDRILFIKDGEIGQELKKEDSSRAEYYQEILDSLGTFAE, encoded by the coding sequence ATGCAAAAAATCGTCGAAGTACAAAATATTGAAAAGATTTATGGAAAGGCTGGAGAGAAACAATTTAAAGCCTTGTCAGACGTTAATTTTGAAGTAAAACCCGGCGAATTCGTTGGAATTATGGGTGCTTCAGGTTCAGGTAAAACTACTTTATTGAATATTCTATCTACATTAGATACCCCTACTAGTGGAAAAGTTCAAATTGCTGGTCAAGATATTACTAAATTAAATAACAATCAAATGGCAGACTTTCGTGCTAATAAAATTGGATTTATCTTCCAAGACTTTAACTTACTAGAAAATTTAACAGCTTATGAAAATATTGCTTTGCCATTAGCGTTACAAAATAAACCAGCTAAGACAATCAAGCCAGCAGTTTCAAGTATTGCTGAAAAATTAGGTTTAACAGAGATTTTAAACCACTATCCAACTGAATTGTCTGGTGGTCAAAAACAACGTGTTGCGGCTGCTCGTGCTTTGGTTCATGAACCATCAATCGTCTTTGGGGATGAACCAACGGGTGCTTTGGATTCCAAGAGTGCTCGTGCCTTGATGGATACTTTAACTAAAATCAACCGTGAAGATAAAGTTTCAATTTTACTAGTAACTCATGATCCATTTTCAGCTAGTTTCTGTGATCGAATTCTTTTCATCAAAGATGGTGAAATCGGTCAAGAATTGAAGAAAGAAGACTCAAGTAGAGCTGAATATTATCAAGAAATCTTAGATTCATTAGGAACATTTGCAGAATAG
- a CDS encoding FtsX-like permease family protein, whose protein sequence is MLNKLALSGIKHRLRDYSVLFSGLMIASAIFYMFMSLATNKAFLSSNSPAAATSFIFAFGIVLLAIITIVYINYANTFLLSMRQKEYGMFMMLGAKSSKISKMIFVETFAIGAISTIIGTLIGIVATSFVSRWLISMLDMQVKHFSSFYLPALIWTFVFFIVIFIFSALRNSISLRRTKVLTLLNRDSQPVKIKRNGVLKAIQAVLGLILLAIGYFTMYFSGNNPGAIYLGIPVALVTIVGGSYFTINAFVTTLIVMLKKNTKFSQKGLNNFTLSQLSFRINDYTKILSMVSIMFALALGAITVGLGFNNQIDNVVNGQNYYDVQLTNPDTAQNKRVKNLDIDEKVTYNYKTDGKNVYYRASEFKKQPIGYSKIDINTMKSSLKKSSDLANNTNAKYELMNTRLPQTRTMEAKFISDQEYDAINSPVTTTVLVKTNSFKDNLPEIKAISKAENKRYPILKKAGGDKLAAYTIINGFFSGLEFMGFFLGIAFLAMLASCLMFKILSGANSDVKRYNMLYKIGTKPKTLRASINKEIAVLFSVPAILGIIHVLIGLQLFVKILYQPYMHIEIPFAIFIVLYLGYYFLTRYLYKKIVLK, encoded by the coding sequence ATGTTAAACAAATTAGCTTTAAGTGGTATCAAGCACCGTCTACGTGATTACAGTGTTCTGTTTTCAGGTTTGATGATTGCTTCAGCCATCTTTTATATGTTTATGTCATTAGCGACAAACAAAGCGTTCTTGAGTTCAAATTCCCCAGCTGCTGCAACTAGTTTCATCTTCGCTTTCGGGATTGTTCTTCTAGCAATTATTACTATCGTCTACATTAATTACGCCAACACCTTTCTGTTGAGCATGCGCCAAAAAGAGTATGGGATGTTTATGATGCTCGGTGCGAAGAGTAGTAAAATTTCTAAAATGATTTTCGTTGAAACATTCGCTATCGGTGCCATTTCAACTATTATCGGTACTTTGATTGGTATCGTAGCAACTAGTTTTGTCAGCCGTTGGTTGATCAGTATGTTAGATATGCAAGTTAAGCATTTCAGCAGTTTTTATCTACCAGCTTTAATTTGGACATTTGTCTTCTTCATCGTGATCTTTATTTTCTCAGCTTTGAGAAATTCAATTTCCTTACGTAGAACTAAAGTTTTAACGTTATTGAACCGTGACAGTCAACCAGTCAAAATTAAACGTAACGGCGTTTTAAAAGCTATTCAAGCTGTTCTAGGTTTAATTTTGTTAGCTATTGGTTATTTCACAATGTACTTCTCAGGTAATAATCCTGGAGCCATCTATCTAGGTATTCCGGTCGCTTTAGTAACAATCGTTGGTGGTTCATATTTCACAATCAATGCCTTTGTCACAACTTTGATCGTTATGTTGAAGAAGAATACGAAATTCTCTCAAAAAGGTTTGAATAACTTCACACTTTCACAATTGAGTTTCCGAATCAATGATTACACAAAGATTCTTTCAATGGTTTCTATCATGTTTGCTTTAGCTCTAGGTGCTATTACGGTTGGACTTGGTTTCAACAATCAAATCGACAACGTTGTAAATGGCCAAAACTACTATGACGTACAACTAACTAATCCAGATACAGCTCAAAATAAACGTGTAAAGAATTTAGATATTGATGAAAAAGTCACTTACAATTACAAAACTGATGGTAAGAACGTTTACTATCGTGCTAGTGAATTTAAGAAACAACCAATCGGTTACTCAAAAATCGATATCAACACTATGAAATCTAGTCTCAAAAAATCATCTGATTTGGCCAACAATACTAATGCCAAGTATGAATTGATGAATACGAGATTGCCTCAAACAAGAACTATGGAAGCTAAATTCATCAGTGATCAAGAATACGATGCTATCAATAGTCCCGTAACTACGACTGTGCTAGTTAAAACTAATTCATTCAAAGATAATTTACCTGAAATCAAAGCCATTTCTAAGGCCGAAAATAAACGTTATCCAATCTTGAAGAAGGCTGGCGGCGATAAACTTGCTGCTTACACTATCATCAATGGTTTCTTCTCAGGATTAGAATTCATGGGCTTCTTCTTAGGAATCGCCTTTCTAGCTATGTTAGCAAGTTGCTTGATGTTCAAGATCTTGTCTGGTGCTAACAGTGATGTTAAACGTTATAACATGCTTTATAAGATTGGTACTAAACCTAAGACATTACGTGCAAGCATCAATAAAGAAATTGCTGTCTTGTTCTCAGTACCGGCAATCTTAGGAATCATCCACGTTTTAATTGGTCTACAATTATTCGTCAAGATTCTTTATCAACCATACATGCACATTGAAATTCCTTTCGCTATCTTCATTGTCTTGTATCTTGGCTACTACTTCTTAACGAGATATCTTTACAAGAAGATCGTTCTAAAATAA
- a CDS encoding amino acid ABC transporter ATP-binding protein produces MSMIEFRDVQKYYGDFHALKDINLKIDKGETVVLIGPSGSGKSTLARTVNGLETIQEGQLIVNGHDIADKATDINLIRKDVGMVFQHFNLYANKDVLENIMLAPRIVLKLDEEENKKQAMNLLDQVGLADKAHNMPSQISGGQKQRVAIARSLAMKPRCMLFDEPTSALDPEMIDDVLNVIKYVTNQGDMTSLIVTHEMGFAQEVANRVIFMDQGQILEDEATDKFYNHPDNERARQFLSKIIKH; encoded by the coding sequence ATGTCAATGATCGAATTCCGCGACGTACAGAAATATTATGGTGATTTCCATGCCCTAAAAGATATCAACTTGAAAATTGACAAGGGGGAAACGGTAGTTTTAATCGGGCCCTCTGGTTCTGGAAAAAGTACTTTAGCTAGAACGGTTAATGGTCTAGAGACGATACAAGAAGGTCAACTGATCGTCAATGGTCATGACATAGCCGACAAAGCAACTGATATCAACTTGATCAGAAAAGATGTCGGTATGGTTTTCCAACACTTTAACTTGTATGCCAATAAAGATGTCTTAGAAAATATTATGTTAGCTCCAAGAATCGTTTTGAAATTAGACGAAGAAGAGAATAAGAAACAAGCGATGAATTTGTTAGACCAAGTTGGTTTGGCTGACAAAGCTCACAACATGCCTTCACAAATCTCTGGTGGGCAAAAGCAACGTGTGGCGATTGCTAGATCTTTGGCGATGAAACCTCGTTGCATGCTCTTCGACGAACCAACTAGTGCGCTTGATCCAGAAATGATCGATGATGTTTTGAACGTTATCAAATACGTTACTAATCAAGGCGACATGACTTCTCTAATCGTTACTCACGAAATGGGATTTGCTCAAGAAGTAGCTAATCGAGTTATTTTCATGGACCAAGGTCAAATTCTAGAAGATGAAGCTACGGATAAATTTTACAATCATCCTGATAATGAACGTGCTAGACAATTCTTGAGTAAAATTATTAAACATTAG
- a CDS encoding glutamate ABC transporter substrate-binding protein, with the protein MKRLKYLMLMITSLLLLLTLSACGSKPLSSQNVLENDKQSKTITWGVKADTKLLGLIDVKDGKEKGFEIDLATALTKKMIGKDAKAKFVTVTSQSRIPLLKNGNIDAIIATMTITPERQKTINFSNSYFDAGQSLLVKDDSSVKKVEDLNNKTIIGVVGSNSVENVKKFAPKAQVLQLPDYAQALTALKSGQGDALTTDNVILAGMAVNNPGYKLQGKAFTTEPYGIGINKGQDDFRKAVNKALKEVQQDGTYNKLIVKWFGDVPGFNYKEVLRK; encoded by the coding sequence ATGAAACGACTGAAATATTTGATGTTGATGATTACTTCTTTGCTACTCTTGCTCACGTTGTCAGCCTGTGGATCAAAACCGTTGTCTTCTCAAAATGTGCTCGAAAATGATAAGCAGAGTAAGACAATAACGTGGGGTGTCAAAGCTGATACTAAATTGTTAGGCTTGATCGACGTTAAGGATGGTAAAGAAAAAGGATTTGAAATTGATTTAGCAACGGCTCTAACTAAGAAAATGATTGGAAAAGATGCTAAGGCTAAATTTGTTACCGTTACATCGCAGTCACGTATTCCACTATTGAAAAACGGTAATATCGACGCTATCATCGCTACAATGACCATAACGCCAGAACGTCAGAAGACGATTAACTTCTCTAATTCATATTTTGACGCTGGACAGTCATTGTTGGTCAAAGATGATTCATCAGTGAAGAAGGTCGAAGATTTGAACAATAAAACTATCATTGGGGTAGTTGGTTCAAACTCTGTTGAAAATGTTAAAAAATTTGCTCCAAAAGCTCAAGTGCTTCAATTGCCGGATTATGCTCAAGCACTAACAGCTTTGAAATCAGGTCAAGGCGATGCTTTAACGACTGATAACGTAATTTTAGCTGGTATGGCAGTCAACAATCCAGGCTATAAATTACAAGGTAAGGCCTTTACGACTGAACCATATGGTATTGGTATCAATAAGGGCCAAGATGACTTTAGAAAAGCCGTCAATAAAGCTTTGAAAGAAGTACAACAAGATGGAACTTACAACAAATTGATTGTTAAGTGGTTTGGTGATGTTCCTGGATTTAACTATAAGGAGGTGTTACGCAAATGA
- a CDS encoding amino acid ABC transporter permease has translation MINLLSSNWHAFISGFGWTLLSSVLALFFSLIIGSLFAILEVVPNKFLRIIGNVYVEIFRNIPLLVITMFFYLVIPLYIVKINGFTAGTIGLTIYTSAFIAETVRAGINSVDIGQMEAARSQGMTFWQAMRYIVLPQAFKYVIPPLGNQFVNLVKNSSVLAFVAGFDLMYQGNAIASQTFETVNTYIIVGLFYLIITLPISYYMQHLERKLA, from the coding sequence ATGATAAATTTATTATCTAGCAACTGGCATGCCTTTATTAGTGGGTTTGGTTGGACTCTGTTATCCAGTGTCTTAGCATTGTTTTTTAGTTTGATCATCGGTTCGTTGTTTGCCATTTTGGAAGTCGTTCCCAACAAGTTCTTGCGAATTATTGGAAATGTCTATGTCGAAATTTTCCGTAACATTCCTTTATTGGTTATAACGATGTTTTTCTATTTAGTAATTCCTTTGTATATTGTTAAGATCAATGGTTTCACCGCAGGAACGATTGGCTTGACGATTTATACGTCAGCTTTTATTGCTGAAACAGTCCGTGCCGGGATCAATTCAGTTGACATTGGCCAAATGGAAGCTGCTCGTTCACAAGGGATGACTTTCTGGCAAGCTATGCGTTATATCGTTTTGCCTCAAGCTTTTAAGTATGTCATTCCACCATTAGGTAACCAATTCGTTAACTTAGTTAAAAACTCATCAGTTCTAGCTTTCGTGGCTGGATTTGATTTGATGTATCAAGGTAATGCGATAGCTTCACAAACCTTTGAAACTGTTAATACGTATATAATCGTTGGCTTGTTCTACTTAATTATTACTTTGCCAATCAGTTATTATATGCAACATCTAGAAAGAAAATTAGCTTAG
- a CDS encoding amino acid ABC transporter permease, whose protein sequence is MQNWINAYSWINIRFLLQGLSVTILISVISVVLSFIFGSVLGIVRYSKVPYLSKIIGFIIDVIRNLPLLLIIFFVYFGLPAFGFKPDTIPAAILAMTVFESMMIAEIIRSGIMAVNIGQMEASRAMGMTFTQAMWHVVLPQAYKKMIPALVSQFISLIKDTSLATIIVVPELMQHGQVVYGQDPNYIIPVFVAMALMYFVVCYALSLLSKYIDHKMA, encoded by the coding sequence ATGCAAAATTGGATAAATGCTTATTCATGGATAAATATTAGATTTCTTCTCCAAGGCTTGTCGGTAACGATTTTGATCTCCGTTATATCGGTGGTCTTAAGTTTTATTTTCGGTTCAGTTTTGGGGATTGTCCGTTACAGTAAGGTTCCTTATTTATCAAAGATTATTGGTTTCATAATTGATGTTATTCGTAATTTGCCACTGCTATTGATTATCTTCTTTGTTTACTTTGGCTTGCCGGCCTTTGGGTTCAAACCAGATACGATTCCAGCCGCAATTTTAGCGATGACAGTCTTTGAATCAATGATGATTGCTGAAATCATTCGTTCTGGTATTATGGCGGTCAATATCGGCCAAATGGAAGCTTCCAGAGCGATGGGAATGACTTTTACTCAAGCAATGTGGCATGTCGTTTTACCACAAGCTTACAAAAAGATGATTCCGGCTTTGGTTAGTCAATTTATCTCACTGATCAAGGATACTTCTTTGGCAACTATCATCGTTGTGCCAGAATTGATGCAACATGGGCAAGTCGTTTATGGACAAGACCCTAATTACATCATTCCAGTCTTTGTGGCCATGGCTTTGATGTACTTTGTCGTCTGCTATGCTTTGTCATTGTTGTCCAAGTATATTGATCATAAAATGGCATAA
- the nhaC gene encoding Na+/H+ antiporter NhaC translates to MNKSKKTVSFREAISILVVMLVILGLGVIKFGLSPQTPVLVVIGLLILWSKIRGSSWDEIFDGISDGVRNGIIPIFIFILIGSLIGTWIAAGIIPSMMVAGFHMISAQWFVPSVFVVCALIGTSIGSAFTIVSTIGIALFGMGQTLGMNPALVAGAIISGAIFGDKTSPLSDSTNLASAIAEDDLFAHIKNLMWTTIPAFLISLVLYTILGNAGSTDNLGKIDTTLNVLNSHFFISWWAILPIALLFVCSIMKVPAVATLLLNITVTVGMIFIENPNTQVKSVAGFIENGFVSKTGNASVDALLTRGGISSMMGTVSLIFLTLSLGGLLMKFDVIQTAMKPLAEKLQSNGAVVTATILSGIGVNIFVGEQYLSVILPGKAFKETFNKRGLDNLALSRVLEDGGTVINYLIPWGVAGAFVANTLGVPTLSFLPFCFFSLLSPILSILSGFTGIGLKKLDKSKATDKKVAELA, encoded by the coding sequence ATGAATAAGAGTAAAAAGACAGTCAGTTTTAGAGAAGCAATCTCTATCTTAGTAGTTATGTTAGTTATTTTAGGTTTGGGTGTTATCAAATTTGGTTTGTCACCTCAAACGCCAGTTTTAGTAGTCATTGGATTATTGATCTTATGGTCAAAAATTCGTGGCAGCAGTTGGGATGAAATTTTTGACGGAATCTCTGATGGGGTTCGTAACGGTATTATTCCCATTTTCATTTTTATTTTAATTGGTTCGTTGATCGGTACTTGGATTGCTGCTGGAATTATTCCATCAATGATGGTTGCCGGCTTCCATATGATTTCCGCTCAATGGTTCGTACCATCAGTTTTCGTCGTTTGTGCTTTGATTGGTACTTCTATCGGTAGTGCTTTTACCATCGTTTCAACTATCGGAATTGCACTATTCGGAATGGGTCAAACATTGGGAATGAATCCTGCTTTAGTTGCTGGGGCTATCATTTCTGGAGCTATCTTTGGTGATAAGACTTCACCACTTTCAGATTCAACTAACTTGGCATCAGCTATTGCCGAAGATGATTTGTTCGCTCACATTAAGAACTTGATGTGGACCACAATTCCCGCATTCTTGATCTCATTAGTTCTTTACACTATTTTAGGTAATGCCGGTTCTACTGATAATCTTGGTAAAATCGATACGACATTGAATGTTTTAAATAGCCATTTCTTCATTTCTTGGTGGGCCATTCTACCAATTGCACTATTGTTTGTATGTTCAATCATGAAGGTTCCAGCTGTTGCAACATTGCTATTGAACATTACCGTGACAGTCGGAATGATCTTTATTGAAAATCCTAATACTCAAGTTAAAAGCGTTGCTGGATTTATCGAAAATGGATTCGTTTCAAAAACTGGTAATGCTAGTGTTGATGCTTTATTGACCCGTGGTGGTATTAGTTCCATGATGGGTACAGTTTCATTGATTTTCTTAACTCTTTCCTTAGGTGGCTTATTAATGAAGTTTGACGTTATTCAAACTGCTATGAAGCCTCTAGCTGAAAAGCTTCAATCAAATGGTGCTGTCGTTACTGCTACAATTCTTTCCGGTATTGGAGTTAATATCTTCGTCGGTGAACAATACTTATCAGTTATTCTTCCTGGTAAAGCTTTCAAAGAAACTTTCAACAAACGTGGTCTTGATAACTTAGCTTTGAGTCGTGTGCTTGAAGATGGTGGTACTGTAATCAACTACTTGATTCCTTGGGGTGTTGCCGGAGCCTTCGTTGCTAATACTTTAGGCGTACCAACATTGTCATTCTTGCCATTCTGTTTCTTCAGTCTTTTGTCACCAATCCTTTCTATCCTTAGTGGATTCACTGGTATTGGCTTAAAAAAGTTAGACAAGAGTAAGGCTACCGATAAAAAAGTTGCCGAATTGGCATAA
- a CDS encoding efflux RND transporter periplasmic adaptor subunit has product MKKIKIAIWGINVVLVAIILFLVMGKGMNNSNSTDTAEKTYTVRTDNSNYFNGIVQETDKQAVSDQPKSEDETLASTRVINGQKVTKGQVLFTFYRDMSSDLASANSEIQQAQLAIQDYNSSDKATADKIELSKNQEALALAQAKLNKISKAQNRTVIAPISGTYYKDDSGRAYIYGSPVIQGNVNEYSLSKIKLGQNVTVIKNDGKKISGNFQQKDAIPYSTRNVSYYHFRVATDSKLSYGMHVQIKTEADGYKIPKNALWERNTVKVLKNGKKHKKHVTIKKKDQDYYIIDGLKAGDKIVLK; this is encoded by the coding sequence ATGAAGAAAATCAAAATCGCCATTTGGGGTATTAATGTTGTTTTAGTGGCTATTATCCTCTTTTTAGTTATGGGAAAGGGAATGAATAATAGTAATAGTACAGATACGGCTGAAAAAACTTATACCGTTCGTACTGACAATAGCAATTATTTTAACGGAATTGTTCAAGAAACTGATAAACAAGCTGTTAGCGACCAACCTAAGTCAGAAGATGAAACATTGGCTTCTACAAGAGTGATCAACGGTCAAAAAGTTACTAAGGGACAAGTCTTGTTTACATTTTATCGTGATATGAGCAGTGACTTGGCTAGTGCTAATAGTGAAATTCAACAAGCACAATTAGCTATCCAAGATTACAATTCATCAGATAAAGCTACTGCTGACAAAATTGAATTGAGCAAGAATCAAGAAGCTTTGGCATTAGCTCAAGCTAAGTTGAACAAAATCAGCAAGGCTCAAAACAGAACCGTTATAGCGCCTATTAGTGGAACTTACTATAAGGATGATTCTGGCAGAGCTTATATTTACGGTTCACCTGTGATTCAAGGGAATGTAAATGAATACAGCTTGAGTAAGATCAAACTAGGTCAAAATGTCACTGTAATTAAGAATGATGGCAAAAAGATTTCAGGTAACTTCCAACAAAAAGATGCTATTCCTTATAGCACTCGCAATGTTTCTTACTACCACTTTAGAGTTGCGACCGATTCTAAATTATCTTATGGAATGCACGTCCAAATCAAAACTGAAGCTGACGGCTACAAGATTCCTAAGAATGCACTTTGGGAAAGAAATACTGTTAAAGTCCTAAAGAACGGCAAGAAGCACAAAAAACACGTCACTATTAAGAAGAAAGACCAAGATTACTACATAATCGACGGCCTAAAAGCTGGCGACAAGATAGTTTTGAAATAA